The following nucleotide sequence is from bacterium.
CGCGCATGGCCTCGGCCGCCTGCTCGGGCGTGCACGGCGTCTCGGTCTCGACCGAGACCGCGGCCGTGTGGCCGTCGAGCACCGCGGCGCGGGTGCAGGTGGCGCCGACCGGCGCCGGGTGGGGCTTGATGCCGCCCTCGCCGAGGATGCCGAGGATCTTCCCCGTCTCCTTGGCGACCTTCTCCTCCTCCTTCGGGATGTACGGGACGAAGTTGTCGACCATGTCGAGGCCGAGGACGCCGCCGGCGCGGCCGGCGCCGGAGATCGCCTGCATGGTGGTGAGGAGGACGCGGCGGACGCCGAAGGCATCGACGAGCGGCTTCAGGGAGATGACGAGGCCGACGGTCGTGCAGTTCGACTGCGGCAGCACGTAGGCCTTCCAGCCGCGCTGCTTGCGCTGCCGCTCGATGAGCGGCAGGTGCGAGATCATGTTGACGCCGGGCACGAGGATCGGGACGTCGTCCTCGTAACGGAACGCCGAGGCGCTCGAGAGCGTCGGCACGACGGCCGCGTATCTCGGCTCGAGCTCGCGGGCGGCGTCGGCCTCGATCAGGCTCAGGACGAGGTCGACCGAGCCCGGATCGAGCTTGGACGCGTCCTGGACGACGAGGTCGAGCACCTTCGGCGAGGGCTCCTCGCGGCACCACCAGAGACGGGCCCCGTTCTGGTCGCGGATGGCGTCGCGATAGGGCTTGCCGGCGGTCCGCGTCGACGCCGCCACCGTGGTCACCGCGAACCAGGGGTGATCGGCGAGAGCGACCAGGGCCTGCTGTCCGGCGATGCCGGTGGCCCCTACGACGGCGACACGAACCTTGGACATGGCCGGCGGACTATCGCGGGGGCCCTCCCGGGAGTCAACGGGGAGTGCGCGGGGGCGGGGCGGCGGGGCAGCGGCCGACGGCGGCGGGGCGGCAACCGTCGACCGCTGCCCCGGCCGGGATCACGAGCCGATCGGGCCGCCGTCGTCCTTGGTGATGATGACGGTCGCCGAGCGCGGGCGCTGCCCGGCGTCGAAGTCCGGCCAGGCGCTGTAGCGCTTCGGGTTGGCCGCGTCGTTGGCGCCCACCGGCGCCTCGCCCGGATGCTGGATGCCGACGAACATGGTGCGCTCGTCGGGCGTGACGAAGACGCCGGTGATCTCGCAGACGTTGGGGCCGGTGAGGAAGCGACGCACCTCGCCGGTGGTGGGATCGGAGCAGAGCATCTGGTTGTTGCCGAACGCGGCGTAGGTGGCGCCGCGGGCCTCGGGGTTGATGGCGCTGCCGGAGACGTCGGTCTGGATCCAGAGTCGGCCGCTCGGTGCCACGTAGATGCCGTCGGGCGACCCGAACGCGTCGCCGGTGAAGTTCGAGCCGTCGGATACTGCCGCCGCCGGGTTGCCGGCGAGCGCGTAGATGTCCCACCTGAAGGTGTTCTCGGTCCAGTCCCGTCGGTAGCTCCAGGTGAGCAGGTGGCCGTACTGATTGCCGCTGCCGGGAGGATTCGTGGCCGACGGGCCGCCGCGCGGGTTGGTCGCGTCGATGCCCGCGTTGGGCAGGCCGGTGCGCGGGTTGGTGCCCGGCATGCCGCGGGCGCTGTTGTTGGTGAGCGTAGCGATGCCGGTCAGCGTACGCGGGAAGGTGTCGATCCACTCGGGCCGGTCCATCGGCGTCGCGCCGACCAGATCGGCGGCGGAGCGGGTGTCGATGGCGATCTGGGCCGCGGTCCAGCCGGCCAGCGCCGGGTGCTCGGGGGTCAGCGGGATCCACTCCCCGAGGCCGTTGCTGTCGAAGCGGGCGACGTACAGCGTGCCGCGATCGAGCGGGCTCTCGCCGAGGCGGCGCATGCGACGCCAGGGCTCGGCCGAGACGAAGCGGTAGATGTACTCGAACTGCTCGTCGTCGCCCGAGTAGACCACCACGCGGCCGTCACGCGCCTGCTGCACCCACGCGCCCTCGTGCTTGAAGCGTCCGAGCGCCGTGCGCTTCTGCGGCGTCGAGGTCGGGTCGAACGGATCGATCTCCACCACCCAGCCGAAGCGGTTCGGCTCGTTCGGCTCGTCGTCGACGCTGAAGCGGGTGTCGGTGGTGTGCCAGAGGTAGCCGAAGCCCGCGGCGGTGATGCCGTAGCGGCGCTCCATCGGCGTCTGCGGCCCCACCTTGCGGAAGTAGCCGTTGAAGTTCTCTTCGCACGTCAGGTAGGTGCCCCACGGCGTCCAGCCCATGGCGCAGTTGTTGAGCGTGCCGAGGACGTGCGTGCCGGTGGGATCGGCGCTCGTCTTCAGCAGGGCATGTCCGGCGGCGGGCCCGGTGACCCCGCACGGGGTGGCGCCGGTGATGCGCCGCCCGTAGTACGACGGACGCACGACCCGCCACTCGCGCCGGCGGCCGACCTTCACGCTCGCGAGCTCGACGATGCCGACGCCGTGGGCCGCGATCGACTTCGCGGTCTTCGCCGCGTCCCAGCCCTCCGTGCCGTCGGGGAACAACAGGACGTCGTCGGTGTACTCGTGGTTCTGCACGAGCAGGCCGCGCCGCTTGCCCTTGCCGCCGTACTTCCCGTTGCCCTTCATCGGGAAGAAGACGAGGCCGTCGTTGTTCATGCCCCACTGCTGGGCCTGATCGGCCGCGGTGTTGCTGGCGTCCTGCGCGAACGCCGGTCCGTCGGAGACGGGGTCGCCCCAGGCGATCAGCACCCTGGCGCTGTAGCCCGGCGGGACGACCAGGGTGTCGGCGGTCGAGATCGGAATGCTCTCGAAGCCCAGGAGCCGTCCCGGCCGATTCGCTTTGGCCTCCGCCGGCACGGCGCGTACGAGCGCGTCCATGCCGAGCAGTCCCGCGCCTGCGACGGCGAGCCCGCCGCGCAGCACGTCGCGCCGCGACAGGCGGGCGGCGATCACGTCGTGGATGGTGTCGTTCCCCGAGTCGTTGCTGATGCGATCCTCATGAGATTCCATGCTGACTCCCTCGTCCTCGTGTGTTCTCCGGAGGCAGCGCGCGATCGCCGCGGCGCGGTCGATCGGCACTGCGCCCTGCGTCGGCGGCAGGGAGCCATGGGGACGCCGCGGGCGCGATCACGACGTGGTCACGATCGTGTGACCGTCACGGGACACGAGGTACCGCGGGCGCGCCGGCGGCGACGCGCGAGCTATCGCTGCGCGGCGGGCGTCGCGTCGGACGGTGCGGTGATCCACCGCCGGGTCGGCTCGTAGACCTCTTCGGCGGAGAGCCTGCCGGCGAGGACGTCGAGATGCCCGTGCAGCGGCAGCGTGCGTACGGTCGCACGTTCGGCGCCGAACGCCACCGCGCCGGCGCGCACGCGCTCGACCCATTCGGCGCCTTCGTTCTCGCCCGCGAACGCGAGCACGCGGATCGGCTGGCGCGGCTTCGGCGGCGACCCGCCGAGGGTGCCGCGCGGCCACCAGCGGTCGTAGGTGTCGAGGAGGCGGGCGAGGACCTGGACGTTGCTCACCCCGTCGCGGGCGGCGCTGAGGCCGCCGGGAGCGCCGAAGCCGGGGGCGTTCCACAGCTCGTCGGCGAGGGCCGCGCCCGCGGTCCGGTAGCCGGGAACGGGCGACGGGTTCTGGGGCGCCGCGATCACCGCCCGCAGCAGCCGCTCGCGCTGATCCCAGGGCAGGCCGCCGATCTCCATGGCCGCCGGGGCGCCGGCCGGTGCGCCGATCGACGCGGGGGTGCCGTCGAGGATCACCAGGCCGGCGAGCGCCTCGTCGCCGCGGGCGGCGAGCGTGTAGGCGGCGCGGGCCCCCCAGCTGAACCCGGCGACGAAGAGCGGGCCGCGGTCGGTGCCGCGCACGAAGCCGGCGGCCCAGGCGGCGTCTTCGGTGAAGGTGTCGTCGGTCCAGCGGCCGAGGACGGCGAGGTCCTCGGGCGTGGCCTGCGGTGAGACGGCGTGCGTGCGCCAGTCGAGCCCCCAGGTCGGGATGCCGGCCTGGGCGAGGTACAGGCGGATGTCGGTGTTGGCGTCGGTGCCGCCGACCTCGCCGTTCATGTACATGCCGGGAAGGTAGAGGACGACCGGGCCCATCGACGGCTCGCACGGGCCGATGCGCCGCAGGCCGATGCGGTCGAGCGGGCCGAACGGCGGCCGGTAGCAGGACCAGGCGTCCTCGCACAGGACCTCGCCGCGGATCTGGCGCTCGCCGGCGAGCCGCACGCACGCCGTCTCGCCGCCCTTCACCGGTTTCGGCCCGCTGCGGGCGCAGGACGCGGCGGCGGCGAGGACGAGGAGCAGCGCGACGGCGCGTCTCACTGCTCCCCCACGCGCAGGAACTCGATGAACTTCTCCGCCGCCGGCGAGAAGTGCTTCCCCTGGCGGTGGATGATGCCGATGGGACGGAAGAACGTCTCGTCGGCGATGTGCACGGCGACCAGCGTACGCGCCTTCACCTCGGGCCGGATCGCCGGCTCGGGCAGGACGGCGACGCCGTGCCCGATCTCGACCACGCGCTTGATGGTCTCGATGTTGTCGAGCTCCATGACGTAGCGCACCTCGCAGCCGTAGCGCCGCAGGATGCGGTCGGTTTCGCGCCGGGTCGGGATGTCGCGCTCGTATCCCACCAGCGGCTCGCCGGAAACCTTCCGCAGCGAGACCGTCCGATGCTTCGCGAGCGGATGGCCCGGCGGACAGACGAGCACGAGCCGATCCTGGCGCCACGGGATCACCGACACGCCCGGCTTCTTGCTCGGGTAGGCGACGATGCCGAGGTCGATCTTCCCGCGCAGCGCGTCCTCGTAGATCTTGCTGGAGCGGCTGTACTCGAGGTGCAGGTGCACCTGGGGGTGCGCCTTCATGTACGCCTTCATCGGCGCCGACAGCTCGTAGAGGCCGATCGAGTGCACCGTGCCGATGCGGACCTGGCCGGCGACGACGTTGCTCGCGGCCTGGAGGCGGGTCTCCATGTCCTGGTAGCGCTGCACGATCTCCTTGCTCGCCTGGTAGAGGATCTGCCCGGCGGGCGTGAGCTGGACGTTGCCGCGCGTGCGCTCGAGCAGCCGCCGCCCGTAGCGCTCCTCGAGCATGCGCACCTGTTGACTGACGGCGGACTGCGTGACGAAGTTCTGCGACGCCGCCGTGGAGAAGCTCTTGGTCTCCACCACGTCGCAAAAAACCTTCAGGGTCTCCAGGTGCATTGCTAATGCGTTGCCGTCCGAAGTTCAGTATTGCTTCTAGCAGTCGGGCGCCGGCGCTCCAACCCTGAGGCCATCGGGAGACGCACATGCTCGCCACCGGAGACGTCGACTACTACGGGATCGCGGACCTGCTCACCGAGGAGGAGCGCATGACGGCGGCGTCGGTGCGCCAGTTCGTCGAGCGCGAGGCCTGGCCCCTCCTGGAGGAAGCACACGCCAAGGAGCAGTTCCCGCGCCAGCTCATCCCGAAGATGGCCGAGCTCGGCATGTTCGGCGCGCACCTGAAGGGCTACGGCTGTGCCGGCATGTCGGCCGTCGCCTACGGGCTCATCTGCCAGGAGCTCGAGGCGGGCGACTCGGGGCTGCGCTCGATGGCGTCGGTACAGGGGTCGCTGGCGATGTACTCGATCTGGCGCTGGGGCTCCGAGGAGCAGAAGCAGCGCTGGCTCCCCGAGATGGCCGCGGGCCGCGCGATCGGCTGCTTCGGCCTCACCGAGCCCGACCACGGCTCCGATCCGGGCGGCATGGAGACACGGGCGCGCCGCGACGGTGCCGGCTTCGTGCTGAACGGCACCAAGCGCTGGATCACGAACGGCTCGATCGCCGACGTCGCCACCGTCTGGGCGAAGGACGACGACGGCGTCATCCGCGGCTTCCTCGTCGAGAAGGGCACGCCGGGATTCTCGGCGCCGGACATCAAGGGCAAGTTCTCGCTGCGCGCGTCGATCACCTCGGAGCTGGTGCTGGAAGACGTCCGCGTGCCGGCGTCGGCGATGTTCCCGGAGGCGCGCGGGCTCAGCGGCCCGTTCTCGTGTCTCAACCAGGCGCGCTACGGCATCGTCTGGGGCGCCGTCGGCGCGGCGCGCACCTGCTACCTGACGGCGCTGCGCTACGCGCAGGGGCGGACGCAGTTCGACAAGCCGCTGGCGAGCTTCCAGCTCGTGCAGGCGAAGCTCGTGCACATGCTGAGCGAGATCACGAAGGCGCAGCTGCTCGCGTGGCGGCTCGGCAGCTTGAAGGACGCCGGCAGCGCGCGCCCGCAGCAGGTGTCGCTCGCCAAGCGCAACAACGTGCAGCAGGCGCTCGACATCGCGCGCCTCGCGCGCGACGTCCTCGGCGCCAACGGCATCGTCAACGAGTATCCCGTCATCCGGCACATGATGAATCTCGAAACCGTGAACACGTACGAGGGGACCCACGACATGCATACGTTGATCGTGGGGCGCGACGTGACGGGTTTCGACGCGGTTCGCTGACCGCCGCCCGGCCGCATTTCTTGCATTTCGGCGCTCGTGCGATCGCACCTGCGCGGTCGAAGTCGCCGTTCGCGCCGTCGGCACTTGTCGACGTACATCAACCTGGCTAACACGGGCGCGACGCCATGTTGCAGTCGTCCGAGAGCGGTGATGCGAGGGAGGTCCGGCTCGAGCCCGATTGGGATGCGCTCGTCGATGCGTGCGGTGACCTCGCGTACGCCGTCGATCTCGAGGGACGCTTCACCTACGTGAACCCGGGCGGCGCGCAGCAGCTCGGCCTGTCGGCCGATCGGCTGCTCGGTCGCCACTTCTCCGCGATCGTGGCGCCGCATGCGTTGCCGGCGGCGCAGGCCGTGTTCGACAGCATGTGCCGCGATCCCGAGCAGACGGTGACGGTGCGCACCGAGGTGCTGCGCGCCGACGGGACGTCGCTGCTTCTCGAGGATCGCCCGCGCGGCGTCCATCGCGACGGGCGTCTCGTCGGCATCCAGGGCATCGCGCGCGACGTCACCTCGGTGGCGCGGCTCGAGGCGCAGAACCAGGAGCAGGCGGGGCGTCTGGTGCTGCTCGAGGAGCGCACGCGGCTCGCGCACGCGCTGCACGACGCCGTCGCACGCGTCATCTTCAGCACCTCCGTCGAGGGCAAGAGCCCCGGTGCGTTCCTCGCCGACGTGCGGCGCGCGCTGGTGGCCGACGTCACGCGTCGTCTCGGTCTCTCGGACACCGACGTCGCGATCCTGCGCGGCATCACCGAAGGCCTCTCGAACGGCGAGATCGGCAAGCGCGTGCATCTCAGCGCCGATGCGGTGAAGGACCGCATCCGGCGCATGATGAACCGCATCGGCGCGCACCGGCGTGCCGAGCTCGGCGCCGAGGCCGTGCGTCTCGGCCTCGTCTGAGCCACTCGACCGCGTCGCGTGGCGGTCGTGCTCAGGCCGCGGCGGTCGCCGCCGTGCGCGGGCGCTGCAGCGCCGCGACCGCCTCGGCGACGACCAGCCCCGCGAGCGCGAGCAGCGCCAGCGCGACGACGCCGTTCATGAGCGACAGCCAGGCGAGGCTGCCGTCCGGCTGGCGGAACGTCGTCAGCCCCGTGTGCGCCTGCACGAGCAGGGCCCACACGGTGACGACGAGCAGGAACGCCGTCGGCCCCCAGGTGAACCACGACGGACGGCCGGTCCGCTTCAGCCACACCGTCACGCCGATCAGCGTCAGCGCGGCGAGCAGCTGGTTCGACGTGCCGAAGAGCGTCCAGAACGCCATGTACGCGGCCGGGCGGCCCGGCGCCGGCGGCGGCGCCGACAGCACGAACAAGAGCGGCACGCCGACGGTGGCCGCGGTCGCGAGCACCGCGCTGGCGCGCCCGCGCGTGCCGAACAGCTCCTGGAGGATGTAGCGGCCGAGGCGGGTCGCGACGTCGAGGGTGTCGAAGATGAAGGTCGAGAACGCCATCGTTCCGAACACGGTCGCGACGAGGAGGTGCTCGCGGCCGATCAGCACCGCCGTGAACTGGCCGATGCCCTGGCCGTAGATGGCGCCCGGCGGCCCCGGGCGGTCGGGCAGCGCGATCATCACCGTCACCAGCGCGATCAGCGCGACGAACGTCTCGCACAGCATCGCCCCGTAGCCGACCGGGCGGCAGTGCGACTCGCGCGCGATCTGCTTCGACGTCGTGCCGCCGCACACGAGCCCGTGGAAGCCGCTGCACGCGCCGCACGCGATGGTCACGAAGAGGAACGGCATCAGCGATCCGGTCATGCCGCCCACCTCGAAGCCCTTGAACGCCGGCTGCGCGACGGTGAAGTCGCCGAAGAAGATGCCGATCACGCCGGCGGCGAGCACCAGGTAGAGGACGAAGCCGCCGAGGTAGCCGCGGGGCTGGAGCAGCAGCCACACCGGCAGCAGCGAGGCGACGAAGCAGTATGCGAGGAGCACGACGCCCCACACCTTCTGCGGGTTCTCCACCGCGAGGACGCCGATCGACGCCCACTGCGTGCCGAGCCACACCACGCCGAGCGTCGCCGGGACGAAGACCAGCGTCAGCAGCCACAGCGGCGGGCGCAGGAAGCGCTGGAGCAGGCCCATCGCGATGGCCAGCATGAGATACGACGTGCTCGCGAAGGCGACCGCGCCGCCGGCGTCGAAGGTCACCGGCACGCCGTCGAGCTCCTCGATGCGCCCGACGAAGGTGCCGGCGGTGACGTCGGTGAACGCGACGATGACGTAGATGAGCGCGAGCCAGATGAAGCACATGAGCGCCACCCACGCGCGCGGGCTGAGGTGCTCCCGGACGATCTCGGCGATCGAGCGCGCTTGGTGGCGGACGCTGGCGACGAGCGCGCTGAAGTCGTGTACGGCGCCGATGAAGATGCCGCCGAGCACGAGCCAGAGGAGGCACGGCAGCCAGCCGAACTGCAGGCAGGCGGCGATCGGCCCGACGATCGGGCCGGCGGCGGCGATGGCGCTGAAGTGCTGGCCGAAGAGGTAGAAGGGCGGCGTCGGGACGAAGTCGTCGCCGTCCTCGAGGCGCACGGCGGGCGTCTCGGTGGCGTCGTCGAGGCGGTAGGGCCCGGCCACGAGCCGCCCGTAGGCGGCGTAGGCGACCACGAGCGTGGCGATGAACGCGCCCGCGAGCAGGGGAAGGCTCATGCGGGGTTCGATCTGCGGTCCGGGCCGGCGGGATGTCAAACCGCGCGGGCGCTTGAGGCGCCGGCGGCGAGCCGCTAGCTCCGCGGCATGTCTCTCACGGCCGTCACCCTGCCGGTCATCGAGCGCATCTTCGAGGTGCTCGAGCGGCTGGGCATCCACCGCGAGCACGTCGTCATCCCCCTGAAGCCGGCACACCCGGGCACGGTGCGGAAGCTGCCGAACGGCAAGCTCGAGATCCGCGTCGAGTCGGAGGGCGAGCTCGAAGCCTGGCTGCCCGAGATGGAGCGGCTGCTCGCAGCGGCGCGTGGCGGCGGTGCGACCTGAGATCGCGCTTTAGACTCGGCATCGAGCGTGCCAGGCTTTGCCGCATGCACGCCGCCGTCGCTGCGCTCGCCGCCGTGCTCGTCCTCACGCTCGCCCCGGGCGACGCGCCGGCCGCCGATCCCTGCAAAGCCGCGTGCAAGAGCACGCGCAAGGGCTGCCTGCGGGAGGCGGCGGAGACGTTCGCGGCGGCGCGCAAGGGCTGTCGCGGCCTCGAGCCGTCTCCGCGCAAGACCTGCCGCGGCACCGCTTTCGTCGACCGCAGCAACGGCCGCGCCGCCTGTCGGACGGCCTTCCGTTCCTGCCGCGCGACCTGCGACGGCGGGGGTGGCGGCGGGGATCGCTGCAGGGGCTCGTCGTTCGGCGACTGGCGGGCGACGGTGAACGGCTTCCGCGGGCTCGCCGGGCTGCCGCCGGTCGCGGAGAACCCCGACTGGTCCGCCGGCGCCGCCGCGCACGCGAAGTACGCCGTGAAGGAGGACGTCGTCGGGCACTCCGAGAACCCGATCAGCCCGTTCTTCAGCGAGGCGGGCCTGCTCGCCGCCCAGAACGGCAACGTCGCCGGCACGAGCGACGCCCACCCGCCGGTGGCGTGGGCCGTCGACCTGTGGATGACCGGTCCCTTCCACGCCATCGGCGTCCTCGACCCCGTGCTCGCGACGAGCGGCTACGGCGCCTACAGTGAGGCGGACGGGGGCGACGTGCAGAGCGCGGCGGTGCTCGACGTGATCCGCGGCCGCACCGGCGGCGACCTCGGCCTGCCCTTCCCCGTCGTGTTCCCGGGCAACGGGACGACGCTGCCGCTCGGGCGCTACGCCGGCGGCGAGTTCCCCGATCCGCTGGCGAGCTGTCCCGGCTACACGCCCCCGACCGGACCGCCGCTCCTCGTTCTGGCCGGCCCGTCGGGCACCCTGACCGCCCTCGGCGTGACCTCGCTCCTCCGCGACGGCACGCCCGTCGCGCACTGCGTGTACGACGGCGGGACGTACGTGAACCCGGACGCCGGCAGCCAGTCGACCGCCCGCAACGTGCTCGCCGCCCGCTCCGCCGTGGTCGTGCTCCCCCGCGAGCCGCTCGTGCAGGGAGCCGTGTACGACGTGTCGGTGGTGATGAACGGGGCGGTCGTCGGCTGGCGCTTCACCCACGACTGCCCCTGAGCCTTGCGGGGGGCCGTTCGGGGGCGGCCCCTGGCCGCTCGCGCGCGGGCGGTTGCCCGCCGCGCCGTGTCGTGGCAGCGAAGTCCCTTCCAGCCATCTTTCAACGGAGGAGTCAGAGCCATGGCCGATCAGCCCGCAGTCCCCGAGAACGTCACCCCTGCCCAGTTCTTCAGCGACCTCCTGCCGATGGGCTTCGAGGCCCAGCGCGCGAGCGGGGGCGCCGTGCCGCAGGATTTCGCCATCCAGTACAACCTGACCGGCGACGGCGGCGGGTCGTGGAACGTCCAGATCAAGGAAGGAAAGATGACCACCACCGAGGGCACCGGGCCGTCGGTGCTCACGTTCACGCTGTCCGTCGAGGACTTCAAGGACTGCATCCTCGGCCGCAACGGTGGCGATCTCGCGATCCTGCTGCCGCAGAGCCGTCCCGGGCGCCCCGACAACAGCGGCCGCGCCAAGGGCATCAAGGGCACGATCGTCGAGGAGCTGGCGCGTGACGGCGAGCCGCTCAGGGTCGAGATGATGTTCAACGGCGCCGACAAGCCGCGCGCCGTCCTCAAGGTGAAGCTGTCCGACTTCGTCGCCATGCAGCAGGGCAAGCTGAACGGGCAGGAAGCCTTCATGACCGGCCGGCTGCGCATCGAGGGCGACATGGCCCTCATGATGCAGGTCGCCGCGCTCACCGCCTGAGTCCGCGATGACGGTCGCGGAGCGGGCGATCCGCATCGGCGCGTCGCCGCGCCGGCTGGACGCCCGCCTCGCGATCCCCGCGGGCGCCACGACGGGAGCCGTCGTGTGCCACCCGCACCCCGAGTACGGCGGGACGATGGACGGCAGCGTCGTCGTCGCCGTCGCGCGCGCGCTGGCTGCGGCCGGCGTCGCGACGCT
It contains:
- the asd gene encoding aspartate-semialdehyde dehydrogenase, with translation MSKVRVAVVGATGIAGQQALVALADHPWFAVTTVAASTRTAGKPYRDAIRDQNGARLWWCREEPSPKVLDLVVQDASKLDPGSVDLVLSLIEADAARELEPRYAAVVPTLSSASAFRYEDDVPILVPGVNMISHLPLIERQRKQRGWKAYVLPQSNCTTVGLVISLKPLVDAFGVRRVLLTTMQAISGAGRAGGVLGLDMVDNFVPYIPKEEEKVAKETGKILGILGEGGIKPHPAPVGATCTRAAVLDGHTAAVSVETETPCTPEQAAEAMRAFRGDYGGLGLPSAPANPIVVHDDPFRPQPRLDRDLQGGMATSVGRLRPEPALQNGLKYVALSHNTQIGAAKGLVLVAEYLKHAGML
- a CDS encoding PhoX family phosphatase, yielding MESHEDRISNDSGNDTIHDVIAARLSRRDVLRGGLAVAGAGLLGMDALVRAVPAEAKANRPGRLLGFESIPISTADTLVVPPGYSARVLIAWGDPVSDGPAFAQDASNTAADQAQQWGMNNDGLVFFPMKGNGKYGGKGKRRGLLVQNHEYTDDVLLFPDGTEGWDAAKTAKSIAAHGVGIVELASVKVGRRREWRVVRPSYYGRRITGATPCGVTGPAAGHALLKTSADPTGTHVLGTLNNCAMGWTPWGTYLTCEENFNGYFRKVGPQTPMERRYGITAAGFGYLWHTTDTRFSVDDEPNEPNRFGWVVEIDPFDPTSTPQKRTALGRFKHEGAWVQQARDGRVVVYSGDDEQFEYIYRFVSAEPWRRMRRLGESPLDRGTLYVARFDSNGLGEWIPLTPEHPALAGWTAAQIAIDTRSAADLVGATPMDRPEWIDTFPRTLTGIATLTNNSARGMPGTNPRTGLPNAGIDATNPRGGPSATNPPGSGNQYGHLLTWSYRRDWTENTFRWDIYALAGNPAAAVSDGSNFTGDAFGSPDGIYVAPSGRLWIQTDVSGSAINPEARGATYAAFGNNQMLCSDPTTGEVRRFLTGPNVCEITGVFVTPDERTMFVGIQHPGEAPVGANDAANPKRYSAWPDFDAGQRPRSATVIITKDDGGPIGS
- a CDS encoding LysR family transcriptional regulator: MHLETLKVFCDVVETKSFSTAASQNFVTQSAVSQQVRMLEERYGRRLLERTRGNVQLTPAGQILYQASKEIVQRYQDMETRLQAASNVVAGQVRIGTVHSIGLYELSAPMKAYMKAHPQVHLHLEYSRSSKIYEDALRGKIDLGIVAYPSKKPGVSVIPWRQDRLVLVCPPGHPLAKHRTVSLRKVSGEPLVGYERDIPTRRETDRILRRYGCEVRYVMELDNIETIKRVVEIGHGVAVLPEPAIRPEVKARTLVAVHIADETFFRPIGIIHRQGKHFSPAAEKFIEFLRVGEQ
- a CDS encoding acyl-CoA dehydrogenase family protein, giving the protein MLATGDVDYYGIADLLTEEERMTAASVRQFVEREAWPLLEEAHAKEQFPRQLIPKMAELGMFGAHLKGYGCAGMSAVAYGLICQELEAGDSGLRSMASVQGSLAMYSIWRWGSEEQKQRWLPEMAAGRAIGCFGLTEPDHGSDPGGMETRARRDGAGFVLNGTKRWITNGSIADVATVWAKDDDGVIRGFLVEKGTPGFSAPDIKGKFSLRASITSELVLEDVRVPASAMFPEARGLSGPFSCLNQARYGIVWGAVGAARTCYLTALRYAQGRTQFDKPLASFQLVQAKLVHMLSEITKAQLLAWRLGSLKDAGSARPQQVSLAKRNNVQQALDIARLARDVLGANGIVNEYPVIRHMMNLETVNTYEGTHDMHTLIVGRDVTGFDAVR
- a CDS encoding PAS domain S-box protein yields the protein MLQSSESGDAREVRLEPDWDALVDACGDLAYAVDLEGRFTYVNPGGAQQLGLSADRLLGRHFSAIVAPHALPAAQAVFDSMCRDPEQTVTVRTEVLRADGTSLLLEDRPRGVHRDGRLVGIQGIARDVTSVARLEAQNQEQAGRLVLLEERTRLAHALHDAVARVIFSTSVEGKSPGAFLADVRRALVADVTRRLGLSDTDVAILRGITEGLSNGEIGKRVHLSADAVKDRIRRMMNRIGAHRRAELGAEAVRLGLV
- a CDS encoding carbon starvation protein A translates to MSLPLLAGAFIATLVVAYAAYGRLVAGPYRLDDATETPAVRLEDGDDFVPTPPFYLFGQHFSAIAAAGPIVGPIAACLQFGWLPCLLWLVLGGIFIGAVHDFSALVASVRHQARSIAEIVREHLSPRAWVALMCFIWLALIYVIVAFTDVTAGTFVGRIEELDGVPVTFDAGGAVAFASTSYLMLAIAMGLLQRFLRPPLWLLTLVFVPATLGVVWLGTQWASIGVLAVENPQKVWGVVLLAYCFVASLLPVWLLLQPRGYLGGFVLYLVLAAGVIGIFFGDFTVAQPAFKGFEVGGMTGSLMPFLFVTIACGACSGFHGLVCGGTTSKQIARESHCRPVGYGAMLCETFVALIALVTVMIALPDRPGPPGAIYGQGIGQFTAVLIGREHLLVATVFGTMAFSTFIFDTLDVATRLGRYILQELFGTRGRASAVLATAATVGVPLLFVLSAPPPAPGRPAAYMAFWTLFGTSNQLLAALTLIGVTVWLKRTGRPSWFTWGPTAFLLVVTVWALLVQAHTGLTTFRQPDGSLAWLSLMNGVVALALLALAGLVVAEAVAALQRPRTAATAAA
- a CDS encoding SCP2 sterol-binding domain-containing protein produces the protein MMFNGADKPRAVLKVKLSDFVAMQQGKLNGQEAFMTGRLRIEGDMALMMQVAALTA